In Paenibacillus algicola, a genomic segment contains:
- a CDS encoding DNA-3-methyladenine glycosylase codes for MDTLRYSSPDGPEDHERAGSGTAANSSAPHAPASPQALPPELYSLPALEAAPRLLNQILVRRTEDGEIRCRIVETESYGGVEDKGSHAYAARRTPRTETMFHPGGEAYVYLIYGMYHCLNLVTGPADDPQAVLIRAVEPLTPHDAALMQRYRARIPGGKAVNVSNGPGKLCLALRIDKSLNGWSLIQPGGPLHLEQGGDVSSLNIVQAPRINIPYAEEYAEEPWRFYIQDHPYVSIRDKNARPFHF; via the coding sequence ATGGACACATTACGCTACAGCAGCCCTGACGGGCCTGAAGATCATGAGCGCGCAGGCAGCGGGACAGCTGCAAATTCCTCAGCTCCCCATGCCCCGGCCTCCCCGCAAGCCTTGCCTCCGGAGCTATACAGCCTTCCGGCACTAGAGGCCGCCCCGCGGCTGCTGAATCAAATTCTGGTGCGGCGCACGGAGGACGGTGAAATCCGCTGCCGTATTGTCGAAACCGAGAGCTACGGCGGGGTGGAGGATAAGGGCTCGCATGCTTATGCCGCCCGCCGAACCCCCCGGACAGAAACGATGTTTCATCCGGGGGGAGAAGCCTACGTGTATTTGATATACGGCATGTACCACTGCCTGAATCTTGTGACGGGGCCAGCGGATGATCCTCAGGCCGTTCTGATCCGTGCGGTGGAGCCGCTCACCCCGCATGATGCTGCCCTGATGCAGCGCTACCGCGCCCGGATTCCCGGCGGTAAAGCCGTGAACGTAAGCAACGGCCCCGGCAAGCTGTGTCTTGCGCTCCGCATTGATAAGAGCCTGAACGGCTGGTCTCTGATACAGCCTGGCGGTCCCTTGCACCTGGAGCAGGGCGGCGACGTATCCTCCCTGAATATTGTGCAGGCACCGCGCATCAACATTCCGTATGCGGAGGAGTATGCGGAAGAGCCGTGGCGTTTTTATATCCAGGACCATCCCTATGTCTCGATCCGGGACAAGAACGCCCGTCCGTTTCATTTTTAA
- the mscL gene encoding large-conductance mechanosensitive channel protein MscL — translation MKDFKKFALKGNILELAIGVIIGGAFGKIVTSLVNDLLMPVLGLLLGGLDLSALQYTFNGVELKYGAFLQTVLDFVIVAFSIFMFIKGLSMLKRKEEEEEAKPPAPPEPSKEELLLAEIRDILKEQQIRP, via the coding sequence ATGAAGGATTTTAAGAAATTTGCACTGAAGGGCAATATACTGGAGCTGGCGATCGGGGTCATCATCGGCGGAGCTTTTGGCAAAATTGTAACCTCGCTCGTCAATGACCTGCTGATGCCGGTGCTGGGCTTGCTGCTTGGCGGCCTCGACTTGTCGGCACTGCAGTACACGTTTAATGGCGTGGAGCTGAAATACGGAGCTTTTTTACAAACGGTGCTGGATTTCGTCATCGTGGCGTTCTCCATCTTTATGTTCATTAAAGGACTGAGCATGCTGAAACGCAAAGAGGAGGAAGAGGAAGCGAAGCCTCCTGCACCGCCAGAGCCATCCAAGGAGGAGCTGCTGCTGGCCGAAATCCGCGATATCCTTAAAGAGCAGCAGATTCGTCCATAA